One region of Kangiella marina genomic DNA includes:
- a CDS encoding enoyl-CoA hydratase, whose product MSELVTSQLINNVLHIDFHREDKKNALTSDMYVALTKALTQAKNDDEVHVVLFKGSEGCFCAGNDIADFLQQTVLDEGSPVLKFLQEVSNFDKPLVAGVSGPAVGIGTTLLLHCDLVYATDKTYFSLPFVDLGLCPEAGSSYLLPRQLGYVQAAELLLLAEPFDAAKAKDLGIINDVVDEKDYLGFAQEKAEKLAKKPSHALRVSRQLLRSNSGLVSKAIEREARSFSELLNSAEAKAIFKKFLEK is encoded by the coding sequence ATGTCCGAGTTAGTTACTTCTCAACTGATCAACAATGTATTACACATCGACTTTCACAGAGAAGACAAAAAAAATGCCTTAACCTCGGACATGTATGTTGCGCTAACGAAGGCGCTGACACAGGCTAAAAATGATGACGAGGTTCATGTCGTTTTGTTTAAAGGCTCTGAAGGCTGCTTTTGTGCAGGCAATGATATTGCAGACTTTTTACAACAGACCGTTCTGGATGAAGGGAGTCCAGTCTTAAAGTTCTTACAGGAAGTATCCAACTTTGATAAGCCGTTAGTGGCGGGCGTCTCGGGCCCTGCGGTTGGAATTGGCACCACGCTGCTGCTTCATTGCGATTTGGTTTACGCCACCGACAAGACTTATTTCAGTTTGCCTTTTGTCGATTTAGGTTTGTGTCCGGAAGCCGGTTCGAGTTATCTCTTACCTCGGCAGCTGGGCTATGTTCAAGCCGCTGAGTTGTTACTACTCGCAGAGCCATTTGATGCTGCAAAAGCAAAAGACTTGGGAATCATCAACGATGTGGTTGATGAAAAGGATTACCTAGGGTTCGCTCAAGAGAAAGCTGAGAAATTGGCTAAGAAACCTTCGCATGCGTTACGCGTTAGCCGTCAGCTATTACGATCCAACTCTGGGCTCGTCAGCAAGGCTATTGAACGTGAGGCTCGCAGCTTTTCGGAGCTATTGAATAGTGCAGAAGCGAAGGCTATCTTCAAAAAGTTCTTAGAGAAATAA
- a CDS encoding VOC family protein: MPQPFHLAIPVHDLDKAREFYGELLGFDEGRSSDRWIDYDCYGHQLVVHLDEDMIPKTANTSKVDGHGVPIPHFGVVLDMRQWRELAEHLNKSRVEFVIEPYIRFEGKPGEQATMFFNDPSGNALEFKGFNDMDDLFRK; the protein is encoded by the coding sequence ATGCCACAACCATTTCATTTAGCCATCCCAGTCCATGATTTAGATAAAGCGCGTGAGTTCTACGGGGAGTTACTGGGCTTTGATGAAGGCCGCTCGAGTGACCGCTGGATCGATTATGACTGTTACGGCCATCAGCTAGTGGTTCACTTGGATGAAGACATGATTCCAAAAACTGCCAATACTTCAAAAGTTGATGGTCATGGCGTGCCCATCCCGCATTTTGGAGTTGTACTGGACATGAGGCAGTGGCGCGAACTGGCGGAGCACTTAAACAAGAGTCGAGTCGAGTTTGTGATCGAGCCCTATATCCGATTCGAAGGAAAGCCAGGAGAGCAGGCGACCATGTTCTTTAATGACCCCTCCGGTAACGCCTTAGAATTTAAAGGCTTTAATGATATGGACGACTTATTTAGAAAGTAA
- the glnD gene encoding [protein-PII] uridylyltransferase produces the protein MASPDKFNYLPKAADLLKKSQSAEGADRLKVYKDYLQAGLDALTKQFQKGTSIIQLLRARSALMDHILTTSWAQFSVNSGSALIAVGGYGREELQPYSDIDILVLLSEENSGEEAQEKNLELESWLAFLWDIGLEVGHSVRTIAQCESLALEDISVATNLIESRFLCGDQLLLRELNAKVKDPGFWPSEKFFRAKLDEQTARHIKFKETSFNLEPNIKSNPGGLRDLQVIQWITLKHFKSSSLHDLIKYGIFTRREYRSLLNGQQFLHRVRFALHVLSGKREDRLLFEHQKKVAEWMGFEDHDNKLAVEHLMQRYYRAVMIIRNLNELFLQIFEQEYLQDNKESDHLDLDDDFYLHNQRIGIKDPDLFLKKPHALIKIFRHIALNPEIIQIEAKTMRKIRSSQQMVNRKYRRDAINISYFKEFLATKQLTSRGFALMKRTNILGAMIPKFAQIEGQMQFDLFHAYTVDEHTLFLLRYIIRYNKPEFQHEFPLCRKIMKTLVDPTPLYLAAIFHDIGKGRGGDHSELGAVDALEYAQSIGLEKHIAELISWLVKSHLIMSLVAQRKDISDPDVIESFANRIPSILHLELLYVLTVSDIRATNPTLWNSWKESLLKELFLATKHYLTQSTPRANQAEMMEDTRQQVLEQFTKTGETIEPVRELLMELGDDYLLRYHPEQIIWQTEQLLSQPELPYVAIKNHRSQAGTEVFIAVEDQPDLFAAITALLSQNHLNIQAATLFTSPKGLCLDTFIVLDEQGHPLSYEQRIQEIQDNLIDGLSDIESRGVSVSRAVPTRLKYFTVKTRIKFINNDNRPLTTLEITALDRPALLANIGQAFRDCDIQVHSAKIVTLGERVEDTFTISDRNNKPITDKAKIKEIKQHLEQAINA, from the coding sequence GTGGCAAGTCCTGATAAGTTTAACTACCTCCCTAAAGCAGCCGATTTGCTCAAAAAGAGTCAGTCGGCTGAGGGTGCTGATCGCCTAAAAGTTTACAAAGACTACTTACAAGCCGGGCTTGATGCTCTAACCAAGCAGTTTCAAAAAGGAACAAGTATCATTCAACTACTGCGTGCCCGCAGTGCGCTTATGGATCATATTTTAACAACCAGCTGGGCACAATTTTCGGTTAACTCTGGCTCCGCTCTAATTGCTGTTGGTGGCTATGGCCGTGAAGAGTTGCAGCCCTACTCTGATATTGACATCCTGGTACTGCTTAGCGAAGAAAATAGCGGTGAAGAGGCACAAGAGAAAAACTTAGAGCTTGAGTCTTGGCTTGCTTTTCTTTGGGATATTGGACTAGAAGTCGGTCACAGCGTTAGAACCATAGCGCAATGTGAGTCACTGGCCTTAGAAGATATTTCAGTCGCTACCAACCTCATCGAGTCACGCTTTCTTTGTGGTGATCAGTTACTGCTACGCGAACTTAATGCCAAAGTTAAAGATCCAGGTTTCTGGCCTTCGGAAAAATTCTTCCGCGCAAAACTGGATGAACAAACCGCTCGTCATATTAAATTTAAAGAAACCTCCTTTAATCTTGAGCCCAACATCAAGTCAAACCCTGGCGGCTTGCGTGACCTTCAAGTGATTCAATGGATCACCCTCAAGCACTTTAAAAGTAGCAGTCTCCATGACTTAATCAAGTACGGTATCTTCACCCGACGTGAATATCGTAGCTTATTAAACGGCCAACAATTTCTCCATCGCGTACGTTTTGCGTTACATGTTTTAAGCGGCAAACGTGAAGATCGTTTGTTGTTCGAGCATCAGAAAAAAGTCGCAGAATGGATGGGCTTCGAAGATCATGACAACAAGTTGGCGGTTGAGCATTTAATGCAGCGGTATTATCGAGCCGTAATGATCATTCGCAACCTCAACGAACTTTTCTTGCAGATTTTTGAGCAAGAATATTTACAAGATAATAAAGAGAGCGACCACCTCGATCTGGATGATGACTTCTATTTACATAATCAGCGAATTGGCATCAAAGATCCGGATTTATTTCTAAAAAAACCACATGCTTTGATTAAAATTTTCCGCCACATTGCACTTAATCCTGAAATCATTCAGATTGAAGCCAAGACTATGCGGAAAATTCGCTCCAGCCAGCAAATGGTCAACCGCAAATATCGCCGGGATGCCATCAACATCAGTTACTTCAAAGAGTTTCTTGCGACCAAGCAGCTGACCAGTCGCGGCTTTGCATTAATGAAACGAACCAATATTCTTGGTGCAATGATTCCCAAGTTCGCTCAGATTGAAGGGCAAATGCAGTTCGATTTATTCCATGCCTACACCGTCGATGAACATACTCTATTTTTGCTGCGCTATATCATTCGCTACAACAAACCCGAGTTTCAACACGAGTTTCCACTGTGCCGAAAAATCATGAAAACGCTGGTTGATCCGACACCTTTATATTTGGCTGCTATCTTTCATGATATTGGTAAAGGTCGTGGTGGCGATCACTCTGAACTTGGTGCCGTTGATGCCCTTGAGTACGCTCAATCAATCGGCTTGGAAAAACATATTGCTGAATTAATTTCGTGGCTGGTCAAGAGTCACTTAATTATGTCACTGGTTGCGCAACGTAAAGACATCAGCGATCCTGATGTAATTGAAAGTTTTGCTAACCGAATTCCATCAATTTTGCACCTCGAATTACTTTATGTATTAACCGTATCTGATATTCGAGCAACGAACCCTACACTCTGGAATTCGTGGAAAGAGTCATTATTAAAAGAACTGTTTTTAGCCACCAAACATTACCTTACTCAATCAACACCACGCGCTAACCAAGCCGAAATGATGGAAGACACACGCCAGCAAGTGTTAGAGCAGTTTACTAAAACCGGTGAAACGATTGAGCCTGTTCGCGAGTTGCTGATGGAGTTAGGTGACGATTACCTACTGCGCTATCATCCTGAGCAAATCATTTGGCAGACTGAGCAATTACTTTCACAGCCGGAACTGCCTTATGTGGCGATAAAAAATCATCGCTCTCAAGCTGGGACTGAGGTGTTTATAGCCGTTGAAGATCAGCCTGACCTTTTTGCAGCGATAACCGCACTTTTGAGCCAGAATCACTTAAACATTCAGGCTGCGACGTTATTTACATCGCCCAAAGGTTTGTGCCTTGATACGTTTATCGTATTAGACGAACAAGGGCATCCTCTGTCTTACGAGCAACGCATACAAGAAATCCAAGACAACTTGATCGACGGTTTGTCTGATATCGAAAGCCGAGGTGTCTCAGTCAGCCGAGCCGTACCAACTCGCTTAAAATACTTTACCGTCAAAACGCGAATTAAGTTTATCAACAATGATAACCGCCCACTGACGACGCTTGAAATTACAGCGCTTGACCGCCCTGCACTTTTGGCCAACATTGGTCAGGCTTTTCGTGACTGCGACATCCAAGTCCACTCAGCAAAAATTGTCACGCTAGGTGAACGCGTAGAAGATACATTTACCATCAGTGATCGAAATAATAAACCCATCACTGATAAAGCAAAAATTAAAGAGATTAAACAACATCTTGAACAAGCGATTAACGCTTAA
- a CDS encoding sigma-70 family RNA polymerase sigma factor — MKNTQKQQIAELANQYGRQVFATAYRIVGDSHYAEDITQDIYMKLFKKTPKAFDKVNNWAAYLTTMATSASLDLLRKKHRLSEQSFSEDVLSIKSKSQPTPERQFGLTQDIRLLRHALTKVTEQEAKVFVLRFVEELSYEDIAESLKLTSSNVGIILNRTRQKLARLLSHSQITGEKHEVHS; from the coding sequence TTGAAGAATACACAGAAGCAGCAGATTGCTGAATTAGCAAATCAATATGGACGACAGGTGTTCGCTACCGCATATCGCATTGTAGGGGATAGCCATTATGCAGAAGATATCACTCAAGATATTTACATGAAGCTATTCAAAAAAACACCTAAGGCGTTCGACAAAGTGAATAACTGGGCTGCTTATCTGACGACTATGGCAACTTCTGCCAGCCTTGATTTATTAAGAAAGAAGCACCGCTTATCGGAGCAAAGTTTTTCTGAGGATGTGTTGTCGATAAAAAGTAAATCGCAACCAACACCGGAAAGACAGTTTGGCTTAACCCAAGATATTCGGCTGCTTCGTCATGCGTTAACGAAAGTGACCGAACAAGAAGCAAAGGTTTTTGTTTTGCGTTTTGTCGAAGAGCTTTCCTATGAGGATATTGCTGAGTCATTAAAGCTAACCTCAAGTAACGTTGGCATCATTCTTAATAGAACTCGGCAAAAACTGGCCCGCTTACTTAGTCACAGTCAGATTACAGGAGAGAAGCATGAAGTACACAGCTGA
- a CDS encoding CC0125/CC1285 family lipoprotein has protein sequence MKALHLVCISACLMLAGCASTTTYAPAETPKDYGYYSTKLGDDRYRISFNGNTSTSQNTVKDYALLRAAELTLQEGGSWFQVVDRGSDKETRSTPARTEVRRTEVIERDCGLLGCETRRRPAYTTTIGVEAGKERSKYSSSLEIVIGSGEMPSGDGHYYDAKELASTLRSAM, from the coding sequence ATGAAGGCACTACACTTAGTTTGTATTTCAGCATGTTTAATGCTTGCCGGCTGTGCGAGTACAACAACTTATGCGCCAGCAGAAACTCCAAAAGATTATGGTTACTACAGCACAAAGCTTGGCGATGACCGTTACCGCATTAGTTTCAATGGTAATACGTCAACCAGCCAAAACACGGTTAAGGACTACGCTTTGTTAAGAGCGGCTGAGTTAACGCTACAAGAAGGTGGTTCTTGGTTTCAAGTCGTCGATCGTGGCTCAGATAAAGAAACGAGAAGCACTCCCGCTCGAACAGAAGTTCGCAGAACGGAAGTGATTGAACGCGATTGCGGTTTACTCGGCTGTGAAACTCGCCGTCGCCCAGCTTATACCACAACAATCGGCGTGGAAGCTGGCAAAGAGCGCAGCAAGTACAGCAGTTCTCTGGAAATTGTAATCGGCAGTGGTGAGATGCCAAGTGGTGATGGTCATTATTATGATGCCAAAGAGCTAGCGTCTACACTTCGTTCAGCCATGTAG
- a CDS encoding M15 family metallopeptidase: MSVNNSMMTPEQLIGLNQDHLLNIENNTELLGQTFQCHHEVLIPIAKLIRQSEMDGVPLRIVSSYRSFERQAEIWNSKFNNDVELNLRDGTTVNSFELTPRERVNAILHYSAVPGTSRHHWGTDFDVFDAAAIDQGYDVQLTEEEFEDKGPCSGLDEWLDYNLEKFGFFKPYREDKGGVACEPWHISYRPIAEKALDEFPLEFLKDTLRQMEIGGKEHITSRLESLVRKYVYNICTE, translated from the coding sequence ATGAGCGTTAACAATTCTATGATGACGCCTGAGCAGCTCATAGGCTTAAATCAGGATCATCTTCTTAACATTGAAAATAACACTGAATTACTTGGACAAACATTTCAGTGCCACCATGAAGTCTTAATTCCTATTGCAAAACTTATCCGCCAGTCTGAAATGGATGGGGTTCCTTTGCGTATTGTCAGCAGCTATCGCAGCTTTGAGCGTCAAGCAGAGATCTGGAACTCCAAGTTCAATAATGACGTTGAACTGAATTTACGCGACGGTACCACCGTTAACTCGTTTGAGTTAACGCCCAGAGAGCGAGTTAATGCTATCCTACATTACTCAGCAGTCCCGGGTACCAGCCGCCATCACTGGGGCACAGATTTTGATGTTTTTGATGCCGCAGCTATCGATCAAGGTTATGACGTACAGCTCACTGAAGAAGAGTTCGAAGACAAAGGGCCTTGCTCAGGCCTTGATGAATGGCTTGATTACAACTTAGAGAAGTTTGGTTTTTTTAAGCCTTATCGTGAAGATAAAGGTGGCGTTGCTTGTGAACCATGGCATATTAGTTATAGACCTATTGCCGAAAAAGCTCTTGATGAGTTTCCGCTTGAGTTTCTAAAAGATACTCTGCGTCAAATGGAGATTGGTGGTAAGGAACACATTACGTCTAGACTCGAAAGCTTAGTTAGAAAATACGTCTATAATATCTGTACAGAATGA
- a CDS encoding zinc ribbon domain-containing protein YjdM codes for MSQLPNCPQCNSTYTYEVQAMLACPECGHEWSQNASAQEDSSIKDSNGNPLQDGDTVTVIKDLKIKGSSQVVKVGTKVKNIRLVDGDHDIDCKIPGIGAMKLKSQFVKKV; via the coding sequence ATGAGCCAATTACCTAACTGCCCGCAATGTAATTCTACTTACACTTATGAAGTCCAAGCCATGTTAGCTTGTCCAGAGTGCGGTCATGAGTGGTCTCAAAATGCCTCCGCGCAAGAAGACTCCTCCATCAAGGATTCCAACGGCAATCCTTTACAAGATGGTGATACCGTCACGGTGATTAAAGATTTAAAAATCAAAGGCTCTTCTCAAGTGGTGAAAGTCGGCACAAAAGTTAAGAACATTCGCTTGGTAGACGGCGATCATGATATCGACTGCAAAATACCTGGGATTGGCGCTATGAAGCTAAAATCTCAGTTCGTTAAAAAAGTCTAA
- the dapD gene encoding 2,3,4,5-tetrahydropyridine-2,6-dicarboxylate N-succinyltransferase, producing the protein MSLQNIIEQAFDNRDTLSVSSAPAEVKDAVTEALNLLDSGQARVAEKKDGDWIVNQWLKKAVLLSFRLNDNKVIDTDIAQFYDKVPMKYQGMTEEEFKTGGTRVVPHAIARRGSYIAKNVVLMPSYTNIGAYIDEGTMVDTWATVGSCAQIGKNVHLSGGAGIGGVLEPLQAGPTIIEDNCFIGARSEVVEGVIVEEGAVLSMGVFIGQSTKIYNRLTDEVTYGRVPAGSVVVPGSLPSQCGKYSLSCAVIVKQVDAKTRAKTSVNELLRLGKEQG; encoded by the coding sequence ATGTCACTGCAAAATATTATTGAGCAAGCCTTTGATAACAGAGACACACTTTCGGTCAGCTCAGCTCCAGCCGAAGTGAAAGACGCTGTTACTGAAGCACTAAACCTTCTCGACTCGGGTCAAGCTCGGGTCGCAGAAAAGAAAGATGGCGACTGGATTGTGAACCAGTGGCTGAAGAAAGCGGTTCTGCTATCGTTCCGCTTGAACGATAATAAGGTGATTGATACTGATATTGCACAGTTTTATGACAAAGTGCCAATGAAGTATCAAGGCATGACTGAAGAAGAATTTAAAACTGGCGGCACTCGGGTTGTCCCTCATGCGATCGCTCGCCGCGGCTCTTACATTGCTAAGAATGTGGTTCTCATGCCGAGTTATACCAATATCGGTGCTTACATTGATGAAGGCACTATGGTCGATACTTGGGCAACTGTAGGCTCGTGTGCACAGATTGGTAAAAACGTTCACCTTTCAGGTGGCGCCGGTATTGGCGGCGTTCTAGAGCCACTACAAGCTGGGCCAACAATTATTGAAGATAATTGCTTCATTGGCGCACGCTCAGAAGTAGTCGAAGGCGTGATTGTTGAAGAAGGTGCTGTATTGTCGATGGGTGTTTTCATTGGCCAAAGCACCAAAATCTACAACCGCTTAACGGACGAAGTAACTTACGGGCGCGTTCCAGCTGGCTCAGTCGTTGTACCCGGCAGTCTTCCATCACAGTGTGGCAAGTATAGCCTTAGTTGTGCCGTTATTGTTAAGCAAGTCGATGCAAAAACACGAGCAAAAACTAGCGTGAACGAGCTTCTTCGTTTAGGCAAAGAACAAGGCTAA
- a CDS encoding arsenate reductase — MVKIYGIPNCDTVRKAVKWLEAKDIEHEFIDYRKNPLDRSTLEHWDEAIGWEKLLNKRSTAWRPLEQSIKDNIDRDSAIDLMKDKVTLIKRPVLVKGNDVHLSFKPEQYESIFN; from the coding sequence ATGGTTAAAATTTACGGCATCCCAAACTGTGATACGGTTCGAAAAGCAGTGAAGTGGCTTGAAGCAAAAGACATTGAACATGAGTTTATCGACTACAGAAAAAATCCTCTCGACCGCTCAACGCTAGAACACTGGGACGAAGCAATCGGTTGGGAGAAGCTACTCAACAAACGCAGTACCGCATGGCGTCCACTAGAACAGTCGATTAAAGATAATATCGATCGTGACTCTGCAATAGATCTTATGAAAGACAAGGTTACCTTAATCAAACGTCCCGTGTTAGTGAAAGGTAACGACGTTCACTTGAGCTTCAAACCCGAACAGTACGAATCTATTTTCAACTAA
- a CDS encoding DUF3565 domain-containing protein: MKQPITGYHKDDHDDWVAELACGHFQHVRHKPPFINRPWVETRSGRESKLGQSLNCKKCDDGVPKDKL, translated from the coding sequence ATGAAGCAACCCATCACCGGCTACCATAAAGATGATCACGACGACTGGGTTGCGGAGTTAGCCTGTGGTCACTTCCAGCACGTTCGCCACAAGCCCCCTTTCATTAATCGCCCCTGGGTTGAAACTCGGTCTGGGCGTGAATCTAAACTCGGACAGTCACTGAATTGCAAGAAGTGTGACGATGGCGTTCCAAAAGATAAACTCTAG
- a CDS encoding MliC family protein, producing MHQITQLLGIIVLTVTLIACDSSTENLTHGSKDKTHDATRYLIDSTPETPGKTLKPSFDCAKVESGSIEATICDQPQLAKLDNQLATVYQQALDNAGETSKTLKAIQRGWIKGRNDCWKSSDIVSCIENSYQYRIAELQAKYRLVTFKGPIRFVCDQNPKNEFFITFFETEPPTLIAERGDQTSLMYNVSSASGAKYQGQNETFWEHQGEALIVWGYQAPELKCRQEAH from the coding sequence ATGCACCAGATAACTCAACTACTGGGCATCATAGTCCTGACGGTTACTCTAATAGCCTGCGATAGCTCCACTGAAAATTTAACCCACGGTTCAAAAGACAAAACTCACGATGCTACTCGCTATTTGATTGACTCGACACCTGAAACGCCTGGCAAAACCCTCAAGCCATCTTTTGACTGCGCTAAAGTGGAATCTGGAAGCATAGAAGCTACGATTTGTGATCAGCCTCAGCTTGCCAAGCTGGATAATCAATTAGCGACGGTGTATCAGCAAGCTCTTGATAACGCTGGAGAAACAAGCAAAACTCTTAAAGCCATACAGAGGGGTTGGATTAAAGGCCGTAATGACTGTTGGAAAAGCAGTGATATTGTTAGCTGTATCGAAAACTCATACCAATACCGTATCGCCGAACTTCAAGCCAAGTATCGTCTGGTTACATTTAAGGGGCCAATCCGCTTTGTTTGTGACCAGAATCCTAAAAATGAATTCTTCATAACCTTTTTCGAAACAGAGCCGCCAACCCTAATAGCAGAGCGTGGAGACCAAACCTCCTTGATGTACAACGTTAGCAGCGCCAGTGGTGCCAAGTATCAAGGGCAGAACGAAACCTTTTGGGAGCACCAAGGGGAAGCGTTAATAGTTTGGGGGTATCAAGCACCGGAACTTAAATGCCGGCAGGAGGCTCATTAA
- the map gene encoding type I methionyl aminopeptidase produces the protein MGIQIKTPEEIEKMRVAGRLAAEVLEMIGEHVKKGVTTEELDQICHDHIVHKQGGYPATLNYGGSIYPVTLNEEGSPTQAVATDGGFPKSVCTSVNDVVCHGIPNKKPLRNGDIFNLDVTVIKDGYHGDTSKMFVVGEPTPQAKKLIQATQESLYLAIDMVKPGARLGDIGYAIQKYAEGKGYSIVKEYCGHGIGAKFHEEPQVTHYGRPGTGVVLEEGMTFTIEPMVNVGKRHVKHNKKDGWTVLTKDRSLSAQWEHTLLVTSNGVEVLTRREEEPF, from the coding sequence ATGGGCATTCAGATAAAGACTCCTGAAGAAATTGAGAAAATGCGCGTCGCAGGACGTTTAGCAGCGGAAGTTCTGGAAATGATTGGTGAGCACGTCAAAAAAGGCGTGACCACAGAAGAGCTGGATCAAATCTGCCACGACCATATTGTTCACAAGCAAGGTGGTTATCCAGCCACATTGAATTACGGTGGCTCAATCTATCCAGTCACCCTGAACGAAGAAGGCAGTCCGACACAAGCTGTCGCTACCGATGGTGGCTTCCCAAAGTCTGTCTGCACATCGGTTAACGATGTTGTCTGCCACGGTATTCCTAATAAAAAACCTCTGCGTAACGGTGATATTTTTAATCTAGACGTGACCGTTATCAAAGATGGCTATCATGGCGATACCAGCAAGATGTTTGTTGTTGGAGAACCGACGCCTCAAGCCAAGAAGCTCATTCAAGCAACTCAAGAGAGTTTGTACCTAGCCATTGATATGGTCAAACCTGGAGCCCGTCTTGGTGATATTGGCTACGCCATTCAGAAATATGCTGAAGGCAAAGGGTATTCTATCGTTAAAGAATATTGTGGCCATGGCATTGGCGCGAAGTTCCACGAAGAACCTCAAGTGACTCATTATGGTCGCCCAGGTACTGGTGTGGTGCTGGAAGAAGGCATGACCTTCACCATAGAACCAATGGTAAACGTCGGCAAACGCCATGTGAAGCACAATAAAAAAGATGGCTGGACGGTTTTAACTAAAGACCGCTCATTATCAGCGCAGTGGGAGCACACATTACTGGTCACCTCTAATGGCGTTGAAGTCCTTACTCGTCGTGAAGAAGAACCCTTCTAA
- the dapE gene encoding succinyl-diaminopimelate desuccinylase — protein sequence MSTDVIKFASNLINRESVTPTDAGCQQFMMELLTQQGFKHELMNFEDTQNFWSVRKGKTEGPVFVFAGHTDVVPTGNLEDWHTPPFEATEKDGYLHGRGAADMKGSLAAMLAATQQFVQDHPDHKGSIAYLITSDEEGPFINGTVRVVEELMNRKQPIDYCVVGEPSSTEKLGDVIKNGRRGSLTGFLKILGTQGHVAYPHLADNAIHKSYLALHALAEEHWDDGNEFFPPTSFQIAIEQAGTATNVIPGEKYVEFNFRYSTESTADGLKQRVLDILNKHQLQYQLDWKLNGEPFLTPEGNLLTAAKKAIKQTCNIEAEALTSGGTSDGRFIAKTGAEVVEIGPVNKTIHQINECVKIDDLKKLVDVYYGVLQQLLAK from the coding sequence ATGAGCACTGACGTCATTAAGTTCGCAAGCAACCTCATCAATCGTGAATCCGTCACGCCGACTGATGCCGGTTGTCAACAATTCATGATGGAATTATTGACTCAACAAGGTTTTAAGCATGAATTAATGAACTTTGAAGATACGCAAAACTTTTGGTCAGTGCGTAAAGGTAAGACCGAAGGCCCTGTTTTTGTGTTCGCAGGACACACTGACGTGGTGCCGACTGGTAATCTTGAAGATTGGCATACGCCACCGTTCGAGGCGACTGAAAAAGACGGTTATCTCCATGGTCGCGGTGCAGCGGACATGAAAGGAAGTCTGGCCGCAATGTTAGCGGCGACCCAACAGTTCGTCCAAGACCACCCTGATCACAAAGGCTCGATTGCCTACTTGATCACCAGTGATGAAGAAGGCCCTTTTATCAATGGTACGGTTCGAGTTGTTGAAGAGTTAATGAATCGTAAACAACCCATTGATTACTGTGTCGTAGGCGAGCCATCGAGCACAGAAAAACTAGGCGATGTTATTAAAAACGGGCGCAGAGGATCGTTAACCGGCTTTTTAAAAATACTCGGAACTCAGGGTCACGTTGCTTACCCTCATTTAGCTGACAATGCGATTCATAAGTCTTATCTGGCGCTTCATGCTTTAGCCGAAGAGCACTGGGATGATGGTAACGAGTTTTTCCCTCCAACCAGCTTTCAAATCGCCATTGAGCAAGCAGGAACGGCAACCAATGTTATCCCGGGTGAAAAATACGTTGAGTTTAACTTTCGCTACTCAACCGAATCTACTGCTGATGGATTGAAACAGAGGGTTCTTGATATTCTCAATAAGCACCAGCTTCAATACCAACTTGATTGGAAACTTAATGGTGAGCCTTTTTTAACGCCAGAGGGTAATTTGCTTACTGCTGCAAAGAAGGCCATCAAACAAACCTGTAACATTGAAGCAGAAGCCTTAACCAGCGGTGGAACCTCCGATGGTCGCTTTATTGCAAAAACAGGGGCTGAAGTTGTCGAAATTGGCCCCGTCAACAAAACGATTCACCAAATCAACGAGTGCGTCAAGATTGACGATCTGAAAAAGTTAGTTGATGTGTATTACGGTGTATTACAACAGCTATTGGCTAAGTAA